From the genome of Methanosphaera cuniculi, one region includes:
- a CDS encoding UPF0179 family protein codes for MITLIGTNLAKKGLVFTFNGGAKKCESCRFSNTCLNLEKGRKYEITEVKKVTHKCPVHKDGRVQTIEVKPATIRAAIETRKAYHGSTIIFRTEECEEECENYDICHPEGLYDDDTCKIEEIGPKLSCKNNYDLTEVILNH; via the coding sequence ATGATAACTTTAATAGGTACAAATTTAGCAAAAAAAGGTCTTGTTTTCACATTTAATGGAGGAGCAAAAAAATGTGAATCCTGTAGATTTAGCAATACTTGTTTAAACCTTGAAAAGGGTCGTAAATATGAAATTACTGAAGTTAAGAAAGTAACTCATAAATGTCCTGTACATAAAGATGGACGTGTTCAAACAATAGAAGTTAAACCTGCAACAATACGTGCTGCTATTGAAACAAGAAAAGCATATCATGGATCAACAATTATCTTCAGAACTGAAGAATGTGAAGAAGAATGTGAAAATTATGATATATGTCATCCTGAAGGACTTTATGATGATGACACATGTAAAATTGAGGAAATTGGTCCTAAACTTTCATGTAAAAATAATTATGATTTAACTGAAGTAATTTTAAATCATTAA
- the rpiA gene encoding ribose-5-phosphate isomerase RpiA produces MSNKNILKDNVGKKAADLIKDGQIVGLGTGSTTHYFIRHLGERIKNEDLNILGIPTSYQSLIIAREAGINTTTLDEYDIDIAVDGADEVNQNLDLIKGGGAAHTLEKLVDSSAKEFVVIVDDSKMVRDLGEFPVPVEIIPEALRVVKKSLIDMGGKPELRMGVQKDGPVITDNGNFILDTKFEKIRNPQKLEKELNILPGVLENGIFTDLVDKVIVGSPSGIKEIDREDLI; encoded by the coding sequence ATGTCAAATAAAAATATATTAAAAGATAATGTAGGTAAAAAAGCTGCAGATTTAATTAAAGATGGACAAATTGTTGGTCTTGGAACAGGTTCAACAACACACTACTTTATAAGACATTTAGGTGAACGTATTAAAAATGAAGATTTAAATATTCTTGGTATTCCAACATCATATCAATCATTAATCATAGCACGTGAAGCTGGTATTAATACAACTACTCTTGATGAGTATGATATTGATATTGCTGTTGATGGAGCTGATGAAGTTAACCAGAATCTTGACTTAATTAAAGGTGGAGGAGCAGCTCATACTCTTGAAAAATTAGTTGATAGTTCTGCTAAGGAATTTGTTGTTATTGTAGATGATAGTAAGATGGTACGTGATCTTGGTGAATTCCCAGTTCCGGTTGAAATAATTCCTGAAGCTTTACGTGTTGTTAAAAAAAGTTTAATTGATATGGGAGGTAAACCTGAACTTAGAATGGGTGTTCAAAAAGATGGTCCTGTAATAACTGATAATGGTAATTTTATTCTTGATACTAAGTTTGAGAAAATTAGAAATCCTCAAAAGCTTGAAAAAGAATTAAATATTCTGCCTGGTGTTCTTGAAAATGGTATTTTCACAGATCTTGTTGATAAAGTTATTGTTGGAAGCCCGTCAGGTATTAAAGAGATTGATCGTGAAGATCTTATATAG
- a CDS encoding MFS transporter → MQEETINKYIIIVSIISSFAVAFTSNAVSVALPVIAHDLNISNIMQNWIVSIYLLIIAAASVPFGKICVKYGLKLTYEIGLIVYMIGAILSGMAPDISVLIISRIIQALGSAILFVNGMALITAQLPENKRGQSIGFTVTGVYIGLALAPTISGILSQNVSWRSVFYVTIPLTLISLFLLMRIKKEWKMEEEKPIDIRGSLLYVVGIILLMYGFTRINESVGIILFILGILVLAEFIKYELKIKNPIYEIRLFKNKIYTASNIASLISYFATFVVTYILNYHFQYIHGLDPQTSGIVLVVTPVIMAIIAPISGRLSDKYPPQIITAIGMGLVTIALFILTFLDKTTPFALVLLAMILQGVGFGFFSSPNSNIIMSSVDKDDVGTASASLSTVRTIGQSFSLGLLTVVFAFIMGNVPIIPSNYYLLIQSSQMTMAIATFLCLIVVFLSLKGLNYHKEKKNIE, encoded by the coding sequence ATGCAAGAAGAAACAATAAATAAGTACATTATTATTGTATCAATAATATCTTCTTTTGCTGTAGCATTTACATCAAATGCCGTTTCAGTTGCACTTCCTGTAATTGCACATGATCTAAACATTAGTAACATAATGCAAAACTGGATTGTGAGCATATACCTGCTTATCATAGCAGCAGCAAGTGTACCTTTCGGAAAAATATGTGTAAAGTATGGACTTAAACTCACATATGAAATTGGACTAATTGTATATATGATAGGTGCAATTCTATCAGGAATGGCTCCAGACATATCAGTTCTTATAATTTCAAGAATAATACAAGCACTTGGATCTGCCATATTATTTGTTAATGGAATGGCTCTTATTACAGCACAACTTCCAGAAAACAAAAGAGGTCAATCAATTGGATTTACAGTAACAGGTGTTTATATTGGTCTTGCCTTAGCTCCAACAATAAGTGGAATTTTATCACAAAATGTATCATGGAGAAGTGTTTTCTATGTTACAATACCACTAACATTAATATCATTATTTTTACTTATGCGAATTAAAAAAGAGTGGAAAATGGAAGAAGAAAAACCAATTGATATTCGTGGATCTCTTCTATATGTAGTAGGAATAATATTATTAATGTATGGATTTACAAGAATAAATGAATCAGTTGGAATTATTTTATTCATACTTGGAATACTAGTTCTTGCAGAATTTATAAAATATGAACTTAAAATTAAAAATCCAATCTATGAAATAAGACTATTTAAAAATAAGATATATACAGCATCAAACATTGCATCATTAATAAGCTATTTTGCAACATTTGTAGTAACATATATCTTAAATTACCACTTCCAATACATACATGGACTAGATCCTCAGACAAGTGGAATAGTACTTGTTGTAACACCTGTCATAATGGCAATAATAGCTCCAATATCTGGACGTTTATCAGATAAATATCCACCTCAAATAATTACAGCAATAGGAATGGGACTTGTTACAATAGCATTATTCATATTAACATTCTTAGATAAAACAACACCATTTGCACTAGTACTACTTGCAATGATACTTCAAGGAGTAGGATTCGGTTTCTTCTCATCACCAAACAGTAACATAATAATGAGTTCTGTAGATAAAGATGATGTAGGAACAGCATCAGCATCACTATCAACCGTAAGAACCATAGGACAATCATTTAGTCTAGGACTTCTTACAGTAGTATTTGCATTTATCATGGGAAATGTACCAATTATACCATCAAACTACTATCTATTGATTCAAAGTAGTCAAATGACAATGGCAATAGCAACATTCCTATGTCTAATTGTAGTATTCCTATCTCTTAAAGGACTAAATTATCATAAAGAAAAGAAAAATATAGAATAA
- a CDS encoding DUF11 domain-containing protein, translating to MNLKNNNKKLILILLFTIITINTITATDNTTTTTTTTITKQVTNYTQLETQIEDAKTKGECNYHINLKKDNYIITNPITWDSKSEKTNLTINGQGSIIDGKNTKTFLKIAENTTITLANMTITNTCDQIYAAVQNQGNLTINNITFKNNQISGKNLGGAAIHNKANLTINNTNFTQNSAINGGAIYLIETPTTTTTLTLNNTNFYNNTALNGACIYNYDATHIIINNTNITQNTANNSIIYNRINSKQIILENTIITQNTANTTLIKNQAKLQLNNVTLKENQHKTLIINDETLEIINSIIEENNATCLINNTKSKLNIQKSLIQKNNLNIGIENNNATIYVSENNFNQNYLKDTLINQKDGQTHITQNNFTNNKSPNLFKSNNNTYKQTQNNTYTKNNLTQNTITLNMNKKSFNYDENIPINITIKPNTIYNTTINSGVIQLKINETIINSQKVTNSTYYYELVNQNDNLNQLKIEYIDNVNFTSTIIYENITIKSPLYNLKLMAPNSYNLDDEINYNITITNNGKGIGRNISVKNIIPNTLTLKNSSSNLENNTWIISQLNPGETKILQIYATSNKACDIKIQLNTTKENYFQNNSKIIHYVSLNISTYNVTILPETYYYGDNIGQMVLIKNTGNGSGYNISVNLKLFCDDELFYNKTYLIHQIRQNNSMIVSDNNMKITRYGMIKSIINIKDSFNNQNFITKNYSIAKPYLKFNDITTEAGGIINITATLENIKTNLTGKYAFKLNQKTINGTVLIKQNKITFLNYHVSEGIQATENRLDIIYHQGNLKQIFTNTSTLHITKKSVKIYMDDFKITPGIKTNLSVKILDYENNPVKKGVVVFKINYKSLKDTNGKTIYVKLIIQ from the coding sequence ATGAACCTAAAAAATAACAATAAAAAATTAATACTGATATTACTATTTACAATAATAACAATAAATACAATCACAGCAACAGATAACACCACAACAACCACAACAACGACAATAACAAAACAAGTAACAAACTACACACAACTTGAAACACAAATCGAAGATGCAAAAACTAAAGGTGAATGTAACTATCATATTAATCTAAAAAAAGACAACTACATCATAACAAATCCCATCACATGGGATAGTAAAAGTGAGAAAACCAACCTAACAATAAATGGTCAAGGAAGCATTATAGATGGAAAAAACACAAAAACATTTCTAAAAATAGCAGAAAACACAACTATAACACTAGCTAACATGACAATAACAAACACATGCGATCAAATATATGCAGCAGTACAAAACCAGGGAAATCTAACAATCAATAATATAACATTCAAAAACAACCAAATTAGCGGAAAAAACCTAGGTGGAGCAGCAATACACAACAAAGCAAACCTAACAATAAACAACACAAACTTCACACAAAATAGTGCAATAAATGGTGGAGCAATATACTTAATTGAAACACCAACTACAACCACAACACTAACACTAAACAATACAAACTTCTACAATAACACAGCCTTAAATGGAGCATGCATCTACAACTATGATGCAACACATATAATAATCAACAATACAAACATAACACAAAATACTGCTAATAATTCAATAATTTACAATCGTATAAACTCAAAACAAATAATACTCGAAAATACAATTATCACACAAAATACAGCAAACACAACACTAATAAAAAACCAGGCAAAACTACAACTAAACAACGTAACACTAAAAGAAAATCAACATAAAACACTAATCATCAATGATGAAACACTAGAAATAATAAATTCCATAATAGAAGAAAATAATGCAACATGTTTAATTAACAATACAAAATCAAAATTAAACATACAAAAATCATTAATACAAAAAAACAACCTAAATATTGGAATTGAAAATAACAATGCAACAATATATGTATCAGAAAATAATTTTAACCAAAATTATCTAAAAGATACACTAATAAACCAAAAAGATGGACAAACACACATAACACAAAATAACTTCACAAACAACAAATCTCCAAATCTCTTTAAATCAAACAACAACACATACAAACAAACCCAAAACAACACATACACAAAAAACAATCTAACACAAAACACAATCACACTTAACATGAATAAAAAATCATTTAATTATGATGAAAATATACCAATTAACATAACAATAAAACCAAACACCATCTACAATACAACAATAAACTCAGGAGTAATACAACTTAAAATCAATGAAACAATCATAAATTCACAAAAAGTAACAAATAGTACATATTACTATGAACTCGTCAATCAAAATGATAACCTAAATCAGTTAAAAATAGAATACATTGATAATGTTAATTTCACATCTACTATAATATATGAAAATATAACCATTAAATCCCCATTATACAATCTTAAATTGATGGCACCAAATTCATATAATCTGGATGATGAAATAAACTATAATATTACCATAACAAATAATGGAAAAGGTATAGGACGTAATATTAGTGTTAAAAATATAATTCCTAATACACTAACTTTAAAAAATAGCAGTAGCAATTTAGAAAATAACACATGGATTATATCACAACTTAATCCTGGTGAAACTAAAATACTACAAATCTATGCTACTTCAAATAAAGCATGTGATATTAAAATTCAACTTAACACAACAAAAGAAAATTATTTTCAAAATAACTCAAAAATTATTCATTATGTTTCATTAAATATTTCCACATACAACGTTACAATCCTACCTGAAACCTACTATTATGGTGATAATATTGGCCAAATGGTTCTTATTAAAAATACTGGTAATGGTTCTGGATATAACATATCTGTAAATTTAAAACTTTTCTGTGATGATGAATTATTTTATAATAAAACCTACCTTATTCATCAAATACGACAAAATAATTCCATGATTGTCTCTGATAATAATATGAAGATAACAAGATATGGTATGATTAAATCTATTATAAATATAAAAGATTCTTTCAATAATCAAAATTTCATAACTAAAAATTACTCTATAGCAAAACCATATCTTAAGTTTAATGATATTACAACAGAAGCTGGTGGAATTATAAACATTACAGCTACACTTGAGAATATAAAAACAAACTTAACTGGAAAATATGCATTTAAACTAAATCAAAAAACAATAAATGGAACTGTATTAATAAAACAAAACAAGATAACATTCCTAAACTATCATGTTAGTGAAGGTATTCAAGCAACAGAAAATAGACTTGATATTATATATCATCAGGGAAATTTAAAACAAATCTTTACTAACACATCCACACTTCATATAACTAAAAAAAGTGTGAAAATATACATGGATGATTTTAAAATAACACCTGGAATAAAAACAAATCTATCTGTAAAAATACTAGATTATGAAAATAATCCAGTTAAAAAAGGTGTAGTGGTCTTTAAAATTAATTATAAATCCCTGAAAGATACAAATGGTAAAACAATTTATGTAAAGTTAATAATTCAATAG
- a CDS encoding sugar O-acetyltransferase yields the protein MGVVKIKNSKHNKLKGPLTQYGQYKELFHKAAQITYKLNNLSPDETNEKKELFKQLLGSIGEDTEILTPFYCNIGSNIHLGRGCFINVNCNFLDTDTVEIGDYTLLAPGVNVICADHPTKTTQRIVPKNDNYNNNYIKADGSYDETINYTFTNTKQEVKIGKRCWIGTNAIILPGVTIGDNVIVAAGSVVTKDIPDNMIVGGVPAHIIRENK from the coding sequence ATGGGGGTTGTTAAAATTAAGAATTCCAAACATAATAAACTAAAAGGACCACTAACACAATATGGTCAATATAAAGAATTATTTCATAAAGCAGCACAAATAACATACAAATTAAATAACCTATCACCTGATGAAACTAATGAAAAAAAAGAATTATTTAAACAACTACTAGGATCAATAGGTGAAGATACAGAAATTTTAACACCATTTTACTGTAACATAGGATCAAACATCCACCTAGGTCGTGGATGTTTCATAAACGTAAACTGTAACTTTCTAGATACAGATACTGTTGAAATTGGAGACTACACACTACTAGCACCAGGCGTAAATGTAATATGTGCAGATCATCCAACAAAAACAACACAACGTATAGTACCAAAAAATGATAATTACAATAATAACTACATAAAAGCTGACGGCTCATATGATGAAACAATAAATTACACCTTTACAAATACAAAACAAGAAGTAAAAATAGGAAAAAGATGCTGGATAGGAACAAATGCAATTATACTTCCAGGTGTAACAATAGGTGATAATGTCATAGTAGCAGCAGGCAGTGTAGTAACAAAAGACATACCAGATAATATGATAGTAGGTGGGGTGCCTGCACATATAATCAGGGAAAATAAATAA
- a CDS encoding NAD(P)-dependent glycerol-1-phosphate dehydrogenase, whose protein sequence is MDFRNVQLPREIHTGKGVLNEIPNLCEKLLIPDNITIVTGPTTKKIAADYVLDLLVDKGYNVNEIIIKEGTQDTVDKVIEESKDSNAIFGIGGGRVIDVSKMAATNNKIPLISVPTTAAHDGIVSPRASIKNKDGSVSLEVDAPFALIADSEIISQAPYRFLASGYADIISNLTAVEDWKLANKLINDPFSDSAAALATLTAHTLMDQADVIRLGNCVSAEVVVKALISSGIAISIAGNSRPASGSEHKFSHALDIIAPHPALHGEQCGVGTIMMMYLQGGDWRCVRDALIKVNAPVNAKELGIDDEYIIQALLKAHTIRHERYTILGDRGLTYEAAQNIATKTKVI, encoded by the coding sequence ATGGATTTTAGAAATGTTCAGCTTCCTCGTGAAATACACACAGGAAAAGGTGTTCTTAATGAAATACCAAACTTATGTGAAAAACTACTTATTCCTGATAATATTACAATAGTAACAGGACCTACAACAAAAAAGATTGCAGCAGACTATGTATTAGACTTACTTGTTGATAAAGGATATAATGTCAATGAAATCATAATTAAAGAAGGTACACAAGATACAGTAGATAAAGTAATAGAGGAATCTAAAGATAGTAATGCTATATTTGGTATTGGTGGAGGACGTGTTATTGATGTATCAAAGATGGCTGCAACAAATAATAAAATTCCACTTATAAGTGTTCCAACAACAGCAGCTCATGATGGTATAGTATCACCACGTGCATCTATTAAAAATAAGGATGGCTCTGTATCATTAGAAGTTGATGCACCATTTGCATTAATTGCAGATAGTGAGATTATATCACAAGCACCATACAGATTTTTAGCTTCAGGATATGCTGATATTATATCAAATCTTACAGCAGTAGAAGATTGGAAGCTTGCAAATAAACTTATAAATGATCCTTTCAGTGACTCAGCAGCAGCACTAGCCACACTAACAGCACATACTTTGATGGATCAAGCTGATGTTATAAGACTTGGTAATTGTGTAAGTGCTGAGGTTGTTGTTAAAGCATTAATTAGTAGTGGTATTGCTATTAGTATTGCAGGTAATAGTCGTCCTGCAAGTGGATCTGAGCATAAATTTAGTCATGCTCTTGATATTATAGCACCACATCCTGCACTTCATGGAGAACAATGTGGTGTAGGTACAATTATGATGATGTATCTTCAAGGTGGAGACTGGAGATGTGTTCGTGATGCACTAATTAAGGTTAATGCACCAGTAAATGCAAAAGAACTTGGTATTGATGATGAATATATTATTCAAGCACTACTTAAAGCACATACAATAAGACATGAACGTTACACAATACTAGGTGATCGTGGCTTAACATATGAAGCTGCTCAAAATATTGCAACAAAAACAAAAGTAATATAA
- a CDS encoding MIP/aquaporin family protein → MTEMKKILAEIIGTFVLVFFGTASVVLTLFINNGPAGQTYASIYNIGITMPDWIGIGLAFGLALAVVIYAFGSISGAHFNPAVTIALWAGKKFPGRDVIPYVIAQFIGALIASAALLAISGPAASTIGALGGVGPFGDISMVGLFIAEFLGTFLLMYVIMVTAVNERSTAADAALSIGFVLAGIVIALGNFSGCGVNPARAFSPMLLNFFVSGANAFIYYPIYFIAPIIGAIVAVYMYDYFHEDKN, encoded by the coding sequence ATGACTGAAATGAAAAAGATACTTGCAGAAATCATTGGTACATTTGTTCTTGTATTTTTTGGTACAGCATCTGTAGTACTAACATTATTCATCAATAATGGACCAGCTGGTCAAACATACGCAAGTATATATAATATAGGTATAACTATGCCAGATTGGATCGGAATCGGTCTAGCATTTGGTCTAGCTTTAGCAGTAGTAATTTATGCTTTTGGTTCTATATCAGGAGCACACTTCAACCCAGCAGTAACAATAGCACTTTGGGCAGGAAAAAAATTCCCTGGCCGTGACGTAATACCTTATGTAATTGCTCAATTCATAGGAGCATTAATTGCATCCGCAGCACTTCTTGCAATATCAGGACCTGCAGCATCAACAATAGGTGCACTTGGAGGAGTAGGACCATTTGGAGACATCAGTATGGTCGGATTATTCATTGCAGAGTTCCTAGGTACATTCTTACTTATGTATGTAATTATGGTAACAGCTGTAAATGAAAGATCAACAGCAGCAGATGCTGCACTATCCATTGGTTTCGTACTTGCAGGTATAGTAATCGCACTTGGTAACTTCTCAGGTTGTGGAGTTAACCCAGCACGTGCATTCTCACCAATGTTACTCAATTTCTTTGTAAGTGGAGCAAACGCATTTATCTACTACCCAATATACTTCATTGCACCAATTATAGGAGCAATAGTAGCAGTATACATGTATGACTACTTCCATGAAGATAAAAACTAG
- a CDS encoding aldo/keto reductase, with the protein MVNLGFGMMRLPQKNKDDEKSINYNQLNTMVDTYIKSGFNYFDTAYGYHKGESEVALKKSVIDRYNRSDIIVADKLPVYMINKQSQLNEIFNTQLKRTNAGYFDYYLLHDMGILSDKENKDIDIFSFTKDLKKRGLIRKLGFSSHADAEYIENILKKHPEVDFIQLQINYLDWENDTIQSHKCYDVACKYNKPIIVMEPLKGGFLVNVPKKAEKLMHDYNGQTPIMWAFRFLSGLDNIIMILSGMNNNKQVIDNIQIFNDLQPLNDEELNILDEVVDIINENIAINCTSCRYCISVCPIGIDIAKLFDMYNHDMIEDAPGYTVCGNIYVNYSKDEKNHIASDCIKCNRCTDRCPQHLNIPKLMDDVKNRFETEVYGFKK; encoded by the coding sequence ATGGTAAATTTGGGCTTTGGAATGATGAGACTTCCACAAAAAAATAAAGATGATGAAAAAAGCATAAACTACAATCAACTAAACACAATGGTAGATACCTATATTAAATCAGGTTTCAACTACTTTGATACAGCATATGGATATCATAAAGGAGAATCTGAAGTAGCATTAAAAAAAAGTGTGATAGATAGATATAATCGATCAGATATCATAGTAGCTGATAAACTTCCTGTATATATGATTAACAAACAATCACAACTAAATGAAATATTTAACACACAACTTAAACGAACAAATGCTGGATATTTTGACTACTACCTGCTTCATGATATGGGAATACTATCAGATAAAGAAAACAAAGATATAGATATATTTAGTTTTACAAAAGATCTAAAAAAGCGTGGACTAATTAGAAAACTAGGATTTTCATCACATGCAGATGCAGAATATATAGAAAATATACTTAAAAAACATCCTGAAGTTGATTTTATACAATTACAAATAAATTATCTTGACTGGGAAAATGACACAATACAATCACATAAATGTTATGATGTAGCATGCAAATATAACAAACCCATAATTGTCATGGAACCACTTAAGGGAGGATTCCTTGTAAATGTACCTAAAAAAGCTGAAAAACTAATGCATGATTATAATGGACAAACACCTATAATGTGGGCATTTAGGTTTTTAAGTGGTCTTGATAATATTATAATGATACTCTCAGGTATGAATAATAACAAACAAGTTATTGATAATATACAGATATTTAATGATTTACAACCACTTAATGATGAGGAACTTAATATTTTAGATGAGGTGGTTGATATTATTAATGAAAATATTGCTATTAATTGTACATCTTGTCGTTATTGTATTAGTGTATGTCCTATTGGTATTGATATTGCAAAGCTTTTTGATATGTATAATCATGATATGATTGAAGATGCTCCTGGTTATACTGTTTGTGGTAATATTTATGTTAATTATTCAAAAGATGAAAAAAACCATATTGCCTCAGATTGTATTAAATGTAATAGATGTACTGATCGTTGTCCACAACATTTAAATATTCCAAAACTTATGGATGATGTCAAAAATCGTTTTGAAACAGAAGTATATGGATTTAAAAAATAA
- a CDS encoding putative quinol monooxygenase, whose product MIIVNATLKPKNDEKDEIIKKANDLIAESRTHYGNIAYNLYENVEDKTLTFIEKWESKEALESHMQTDAFIDFGKSTKDMLEENLKVEIYFAELLSDKPDTDVKEIRILYK is encoded by the coding sequence ATGATAATAGTAAACGCAACTTTAAAGCCAAAAAACGATGAAAAAGACGAAATCATTAAAAAAGCAAATGACTTAATAGCAGAAAGCAGAACACATTATGGAAACATAGCATATAACCTATATGAAAATGTGGAAGATAAAACTCTAACTTTCATTGAAAAATGGGAATCTAAAGAAGCATTAGAATCTCACATGCAAACAGATGCATTTATAGACTTTGGAAAATCAACAAAAGACATGCTAGAAGAAAATCTAAAAGTAGAGATTTACTTTGCAGAATTATTATCAGATAAACCTGATACAGATGTAAAAGAAATAAGAATCTTATACAAATAA
- a CDS encoding mechanosensitive ion channel family protein, whose protein sequence is MAAIDFNDIEVILRLICSIVIPIILTMIIKHLLIKFQKKTGSITKDNISTIMKIIRIIAVIVIIIGCLDVLGVNIESLFVSLGLVTLALTLAAKELLSNLIAGLNIVIEKPFTTGDMIGVNNYKGIVQKIGFKNVELLAKDETIIVPNIIFSQNSYINYTKNGKFMQKIKFSLQNNQYLDENLKIIDDIIKNCDDLDKKYKYSINVRSFDDNGVNITVKVPIKDIDNRKVIVSKILVEIYDKIKIDPTKD, encoded by the coding sequence ATGGCTGCTATTGATTTTAATGATATTGAAGTTATACTTAGACTTATTTGTTCAATTGTTATTCCAATAATTTTAACTATGATTATAAAACATCTTCTTATCAAATTTCAGAAAAAAACAGGATCAATTACAAAAGATAACATTTCAACAATAATGAAAATAATACGAATTATTGCAGTAATTGTAATAATAATTGGATGTCTTGATGTACTTGGTGTTAATATTGAATCTCTATTTGTAAGTTTAGGTCTTGTAACATTAGCATTAACACTAGCTGCTAAAGAGTTACTTTCAAATCTTATTGCAGGACTTAATATTGTCATAGAAAAACCATTTACAACAGGTGATATGATAGGAGTAAATAACTATAAAGGAATAGTTCAAAAGATTGGATTTAAAAATGTTGAACTTCTTGCAAAAGATGAGACAATAATTGTTCCAAATATTATATTTTCACAAAATTCATATATCAACTATACAAAAAATGGTAAATTTATGCAGAAAATAAAATTTTCACTTCAAAATAATCAATACTTGGATGAAAATCTTAAGATAATTGATGATATCATAAAAAATTGTGATGATTTAGATAAAAAATATAAATATTCCATAAATGTACGTAGTTTTGATGATAATGGAGTTAATATTACAGTTAAAGTTCCAATAAAAGATATTGATAATAGAAAAGTTATTGTATCAAAAATACTTGTTGAAATTTATGATAAAATAAAAATAGATCCAACAAAAGATTAA